DNA sequence from the Cellulophaga sp. HaHaR_3_176 genome:
AAAACAGCACACACGCCTCTTTACATGGCAATATGTTACCCCTAGCATTTGATTTAGTACCAGATGAGCATATAAAAAGCGTCACCTCTTTTGTAAAAACAAGAGGTATGGCTTGTAGTGTTTACGGTGCTCAATATTTATTAGAAGGTCTTTTTAAAAATGGCGAAGCACAATATGGTTTTGATTTAATTACCGAAACTGAAGGCGATAGAAACTGGTGGAATATGATTGAAGTGGGTGCAACTATGACTATGGAAGCTTGGGATGTAAAATACAAACCAAATTCTGATTGGAACCACGCTTGGGGAACAGCTCCTTTAAATATTATAACACGCTATATGTGGGGTGTAAAACCTAAAACTGCAGGCTTTAAAATTGCAGAAATAAAACCTCAATTAGCAGAATTATCACATACGACCATTAAAGTACCTACTAAAAATGGTATAATTTCTGGAACTTACGAAAAGGATGAAAAATCAGAACTCTATACTATCGAAATTCCTGAAGGAATAACAGCAGAATTTACACTACCTTCTAACCAAAAAAAAGGCTTACTTAATGGCAAGAAAATTAAAAATAATAAAACTGTAATTATTCTCAATAGTGGAATTAATAAAATTCAATTAAAACAGTAAAATTATAATTTTACTGTTTTAATTGAATTACTTATTATGTTTACTAAAGCTTACATTTTCTTTAGTTAAAATCTCTATTGGTGAATATATTCGTTCATCTAATTCCTTTTTATCTACTAAAAAATCTACTATTAATTTAATAGCTTCATAAGCTTCTTTAAAAGGCTGTTGCGATATTAAAAATGCTACTTTTTCATTTTCTAAGCACATTACATTCTTATCAGTACCATCAAAACCAATAAGTACTAAATCGTTTATTTTTGTAGAGCTAATGGCGTTTGCAAATGTAAACACCCTACTATTAGGTACATAAACGCCTTTTATACTAGGGTTCTCAATAAACATAGTCTCCAACTTTTCTTTTAACTCTTTCGTATTATCTAAATCAATGACATTTACATTAATAACATTGATAGGCGCTCTATTTGTCGGAAAATAATCTTCAAAACCTTTTATTCTATTATATATAGCATGGTTATTATCTAGGTTTATCCTTGTTTGCATAATGGCAATCGTGCTCTTTCCCTCTAAAGAAAGCCGCATTAATTTCCCTGCTAAAAAACCACTCATATACGAATCTTGCCCGATAAATGAAATATTATTACATCCTTCTAAATTAATATTCAAGAATAAATAAGGAATCTCTTTCTGATCTAATTCTTTTGTTAAAACTCTAGTAGCAGAACCAAATAAAGGAGCTAATAAAAT
Encoded proteins:
- a CDS encoding substrate-binding domain-containing protein; this translates as MVTINDIAKEAKVSAGTVDRVIHNRGGVSKKTEAKIKLIIEKHDFQINALASSLALNKRVQIAVLIPDYDTENTFWKSPTMGVLKAKDEVKKIGANVACFNFNQFDEASYVHQLKKIITSQPDAILLAPLFGSATRVLTKELDQKEIPYLFLNINLEGCNNISFIGQDSYMSGFLAGKLMRLSLEGKSTIAIMQTRINLDNNHAIYNRIKGFEDYFPTNRAPINVINVNVIDLDNTKELKEKLETMFIENPSIKGVYVPNSRVFTFANAISSTKINDLVLIGFDGTDKNVMCLENEKVAFLISQQPFKEAYEAIKLIVDFLVDKKELDERIYSPIEILTKENVSFSKHNK